The stretch of DNA GGCGAAGGGCTGGACTGCGCCATCCGCTTTGGCGACGGCCACTGGCACGGCACCGAAGCCACGCCCCTGTTGCGCGCGCCTCTGGCGCCCGTGTGCGCGCCCGCGTTGGCCGCTCGCATCCGCAGCGTGCGTGACCTGGGCCGCGAAACGCTGCTGCGTTCGTACCGGCCGGAAGAGTGGCTGGAGTGGTTTCGTGCAGCGGGCGCGCCACCGCCGTTGCTCACCGGTCCATTGTTCGACTCTTCACTCGTGCTGGCCGA from bacterium encodes:
- a CDS encoding LysR substrate-binding domain-containing protein; this encodes GEGLDCAIRFGDGHWHGTEATPLLRAPLAPVCAPALAARIRSVRDLGRETLLRSYRPEEWLEWFRAAGAPPPLLTGPLFDSSLVLADAAAQGAGVALLPVKLFGRDLQSSRLVRLFDVEVDVGGYWLTRLKRRRSSAAMRAFSEWVVKQSQPA